Below is a window of Vulpes vulpes isolate BD-2025 chromosome 5, VulVul3, whole genome shotgun sequence DNA.
GTCAGGGACCCCAAATTAGTGAACTCAACTGAGGATATTTTCTTCAGGAGGTTTCTCCAACACTAGGAGTGCTAAATATTATCGGAATAgtgtttttcagatttcaaagCACATAGATAAAATGCATAATACATAAACTAGATGCGTGTATATGtgatcataaaaaaatatttttcattctttgggAAACTCAAGGTAAAGTGAAAGTGGGGCACTATTGGATATAAATTTTCAGATGAAGGCCAAATTTCAAGGCAGTTAAGGCACCTGACCAAGGAAAGTACAAGTTCTGCCATTTTCAATCTTGGTAggaatcaaaatttttaaagaatattgacTTTTTATTCTCCAATGCAGAGGCTTTGATCCAATTGGGTTAGTTTATGAATGAATACATAGATCTGGGAGAGGCTTGGACTTCTGCAGATTTACAAAAATTCGTAGGGATTAAAGGAAGTTGGAGGtaacatggaagaaaaataaggaattgaGAGGTTAGCCCAATGATCTCCCCAAGATgtcacttcttttcttcttttgcagaTTAAGCTTTCATCAAGTTCACCTTACCTGCAAACTACTATGTCAATGAACAGCAGTGTGAATGAATTCATTCTGCTTGGCTTGACACAGGAtccaagaaaacagaaagcaataTTTGGGGTCTTCTTGATGTTTTACCTTGCCACAATGTTGGGAAACTTTCTCATTGTAGTGACTATTAAAAGAAGCAGGACCCTTGGGAgtcccatgtacttcttcctatTTTACCTGTCCTTTGCTGATGCCTGCTTCTCTACAACCATTGCCCCCAGGTTGATTGTGGATGCCATTTCCCAGCAGAAGACTATTTCCTACAATGAGTGCATGACTCAGGTCTTTTCAGTCCACTTCTTTGCTTGCATGGGAATCTTCGTGCTGATCCTGATGGCTTTTGATCGCTATGTAGCCATTTGTAAGCCCTTGCGATACACAACCATCATGAACAGGCATGTCTGCACTGTGCTGGTGATTCTGGGTTGGGTGGGATCCTGTATCCACTCTTCAGCACAAATTTTCCTGGCTTTAAGATTGCCTTTCTGTGGTCCCAATATGATTGATCACTATTTCTGTGACTTGCAGCCCTTGCTGAAACTTGCTTGCATGGACACTTATGTAATAAATTTGCTAGTTGTTACTAACAGTGGAGCCATATGCATGGTGAGTTTCATAATTCTGCTTATCTCCTATGTTATCATCTTGTACTCTCTGAGAAACTACAGTGCAGAAGGAAGGCGAAAAGCCCTTTCGACCTGCACCTCCCATTTTATTGTGGTTGTCTTATGTTTTGGCCCATGTATATTCATTTATACACGCCCAGCAACCACATTTCCAGTAGACAAGGTAGTGGCTGTGTTTTATACCATTGGGACACCCTTGCTGAACCCTCTGATCTACACACTGAGGAATGCAGAAGTGAAAATTGCAATGAAAATGTTATGGTGTAGCAAAGTATGACTTCTGTCGATACATGATATTCAAGGATCCTAATGTATATTTCCTTAAAAGGTTGGTTTTCCTTCATGAAcaggaaagataaaatatttttctttggagaattcaatcaattagtaatttttaatcatgctttttgtatattttattgtattaatattaataaatagtaATACATATATAGACTCCTTATTCTGAGAGGATTGCATTAAAATAGGACTACTTATAGCCCAAAGCACTTTGAAAAACCTATCATAGACCTTAGTTGAATGGTATTGACATCTGGTCATATTCACATGAAAATTTAGCTTCCTGATTCAATTTGCTTTCAGAAGGAAATGCACTAACTAGTGAGAGAATgattgtgtgtgtgagcacacacCAATTCTGTGTCTAGGTTTTATTCTAGATGTAATGAATGTGGTCAAGGTGCTAATCCATATGTAGCTGGAACTTAATGTAGGTGGCTGTCTTGATAGCCTGGCATTTGGAGAAGGCATTATAAGAGAATTCTGCTCTGGAATCTGTGCATGAACTTGTCTCACTGGGGAATCTACATGGAGGAACCCTCAACCTCTAATAAAAGCTTAAATATTGGTGAAAACATGTATTGTGACTGGAGAATTTCTCAAAGTTCTGTGAATGGTGAGAGAAGGAGAATCCTGTACTTGGCAGTGATGGGTGGTATCAGCCACTCAGCTGCCCTTTGGCCGGTCCTTCCCATTACTCTTCACAAGGCAGAAAGAGTCAGGGAAGGGATTTGGCAGCAGGAATAtgcagaaagaaatacagaaaagggaggaatgagggagaaggggaggcaaggtgaaaagcaagaaaaggcCAAAGAAAAGTGGGAACTTTGTTCAAGTTGGAGAGCAGAAGCTTTGCCTTTCTTACATTTTGAGAATCAATCCTGGATGTATGGACATTTGCAGGAAAAGAAGTGAagtgaggaggggcaagatgggggaagagtagggtccccaagtcacctgtccccaacaaattacctagaaaaccattcaatcatcctgaaaatctacgaattcggcctgagatttaaagagagaccagctggaatgctacagtgagaagagttcgcgcttctatcaaggtaggaagacggggaaaaagaaataaaggaacaaaaggcctccaagtgGGAGgagcccgcgaggagccgggctgaggccggggcgagtgtccccaggacaggagagccccgtccctgaggagcaggagctgcaccaaccttcccgggcggaaaggggctcacaggaagttagagcaggacccaggagggcggggatgccctcgggctccctgggacactaacaggcacctgcgccccgggagagtgcgccgagctccctaagggctgcagcgcgcatggctggacccggagcagctcagaggggcccgggcggcggctccgcggagggggctgcggggcgggagcgcgaatccaacagcgcaggccccggagcacagggcgccgggacacagcccaggatccggcctcccccaggacaggcagaggccgggagggcccaggacagcaaggactctcctgcctggaactgagcagatcagcggctcAGGACAGAGcgtccaggccctgcagacggagagccccggagttactgcgagggctgaatccaggtttccagagctgctgccaccctgtggttgttcctcctggggcctcccagGGTAAataacccccactgagcctcacaggtggcctcaccagataaacaggataaacattacTCACTGAGAACTGCACCAGACAGGGGGCTGAGCatctcccccaagtgctaacacctgaaaataagcacaacaggcccctcccccaggaatgtgaactggtgcagccactctggaaaactgtgtggaggttcctcaaagagttaaaaatacacctaccctaaaacccagcaattgcacttttggggatttaccccaaagattcagatgcaatgaaacgccgggacccctgcaccccgatgtttctagcagcaatgtccacaatagccaaactgtggaaggagcctcggtgtccatcgaaagatgaatggataaagaagatgtggtttatgtatacagtggaatattactcagccattagaaacgacaaatacccaccatttgcttcaacgtggatggaactggagggtattatgctgagtgcagtaagtcaatcggagaaggacaaacagtgtatgttctcattcatttggggaatataaataatagtgaaagggaatataaaggaagggagaagaaatgtgtgggaaatatcaggaagggagacagaacataaagactcctaactctgggaaacgaactaggggtggtggaaggggaggagggcggggagtgggggtgactgggtgacgggcattgagggggcacttgacgggatgagcac
It encodes the following:
- the LOC112912657 gene encoding olfactory receptor 4C11-like, encoding MAEAYMPRGMGGNVVSKIMAQRWRAFNVMIKLSSSSPYLQTTMSMNSSVNEFILLGLTQDPRKQKAIFGVFLMFYLATMLGNFLIVVTIKRSRTLGSPMYFFLFYLSFADACFSTTIAPRLIVDAISQQKTISYNECMTQVFSVHFFACMGIFVLILMAFDRYVAICKPLRYTTIMNRHVCTVLVILGWVGSCIHSSAQIFLALRLPFCGPNMIDHYFCDLQPLLKLACMDTYVINLLVVTNSGAICMVSFIILLISYVIILYSLRNYSAEGRRKALSTCTSHFIVVVLCFGPCIFIYTRPATTFPVDKVVAVFYTIGTPLLNPLIYTLRNAEVKIAMKMLWCSKV